The following coding sequences are from one Saccharomyces cerevisiae S288C chromosome VI, complete sequence window:
- the RPL22B gene encoding 60S ribosomal protein eL22 RPL22B (Ribosomal 60S subunit protein L22A; required for translation of long 5' UTR of IME1 mRNA and meiotic entry; autoregulates splicing of its pre-m-RNA; homologous to mammalian ribosomal protein L22, no bacterial homolog; RPL22B has a paralog, RPL22A, that arose from the whole genome duplication), translated as MAPNTSRKQKVIKTLTVDVSSPTENGVFDPASYSKYLIDHIKVDGAVGNLGNAIEVTEDGSIVTVVSSAKFSGKYLKYLTKKYLKKNQLRDWIRFVSIRQNQYKLVFYQVTPEDADEEEDDE; from the exons ATGGCTCCAAAC ACTTCCAGAAAGCAAAAAGTTATCAAAACCTTAACCGTTGACGTTTCCTCTCCAACTGAAAACGGAGTCTTCGATCCGGCTTCATATTCCAAGTACTTAATCGATCATATTAAAGTAGATGGTGCCGTAGGAAACTTAGGGAACGCCATTGAGGTTACTGAAGATGGTTCTATAGTCACTGTAGTATCCAGTGCCAAATTTTCTGGTAAATACTTGAAATATCTAACAAAGAagtatttgaagaagaatcagCTAAGAGACTGGATCAGATTCGTCTCTATAAGGCAAAACCAATACAAATTGGTTTTCTATCAAGTCACCCCTGAAGATGCtgacgaagaagaggatgacGAATAA
- the MIL1 gene encoding Mil1p (Predicted lipase; binds variant medium clathrin chain Apm2p and contributes to its membrane recruitment; putative integral membrane protein that interacts with Rpp0p component of ribosomal stalk), with product MSDSEEDLGVQLKGLKIARHLKESGEHTDEESNSSPEHDCGLSNQDDLTVMHTQAKEEVFKRREEDGTRTEDALHEGEAGKEGTGFPSSQSVCSPNEADSGIDRADKPILLDPFKSVHDTDPVPGTKSRSNSDSDSDSDDGGWQEMPAVSSFNIYNHRGELELTSKVRNSEQASETSPTVPPGKNCKSVNDSRFDYTKMAAEQQAQRSYRTNKKTDFLFDHKVLKKKINSSQTSVNLTSSPSTTSLNNEKNNDDDDDDSYDEYEDDVEPVNDLNRDSQLNITKNLLSDMEKFAYVGAINILANQMCTNLATLCLCIDIKSHKKLAHRLQFTQKDMAAWKTVVLSRLYDHLGISQEEIVMIEKLSLHKIQLEDLCKCLKTTQSIDNPWENDRDHEEDGIEETTERMSPNEQNGSVQASTPDPEQSATPETPKAKQSPLSSDVPGKVLDPENVKSQDKLNIDVAWTIICDLFLICLQSSTYDSRSRTLLINFAKVLNMTSLEICEFERRVTDSLDMEQSTEDQVWDEQDHMRNRRRSKRRKKMAYVALAMVGGSLVLGLSGGLLAPVIGGGIAAGLSTIGITGATSFLTGVGGTTVVAVSSTAIGANIGARGMSKRMGSVRTFEFRPLHNNRRVNLILTVSGWMVGNEDDVRLPFSTVDPVEGDLYSLYWEPEMLKSIGQTVSIVATEIFTTSLQQILGATVLTALISSIQWPMALSKLGYILDNPWNVSLDRAWSAGKILADTLIARNLGARPITLVGFSIGARVIFSCLIELCKKKALGLIENVYLFGTPAVMKKEQLVMARSVVSGRFVNGYSDKDWFLAYLFRAAAGGFSAVMGISTIENVEGIENINCTEFVDGHLNYRKSMPKLLKRIGIAVLSEEFVEIEEMMNPEEVKRKRKLINDVDAAQKKLSERKKHNSWVPKWLKPKKSKWKVMVEEAVEEGRDMQDLPENDVNNNENENPDEHEGIARQKRRDAALVDHGALMHELQLIKQAMHEDEIKNKACLPGEDKEVESSNDFLGESHYKPPSTPKINPPQSPNNFQLLSAGRTILPEDDDFDPRGKKKVEFSFPDDI from the coding sequence ATGTCCGATTCGGAGGAAGATTTAGGTGTACAGTTGAAAGGCTTGAAGATAGCGAGGCATTTGAAGGAGTCAGGGGAGCATACTGATGAAGAATCCAACTCAAGCCCCGAACATGATTGCGGCTTGAGTAATCAAGATGATTTAACTGTTATGCATACACAggctaaagaagaagttttTAAACGAAGAGAAGAAGACGGAACACGAACCGAAGATGCTTTACATGAGGGAGAAGCAGGAAAAGAGGGCACAGGTTTTCCCTCATCACAGTCAGTGTGCAGTCCTAATGAAGCAGATAGCGGTATTGATCGGGCCGATAAACCTATTTTGCTGGACCCTTTTAAATCTGTGCACGATACGGATCCTGTTCCAGGTACAAAGTCCAGGAGCAATTCAGACTCCGACTCTGATTCAGATGATGGAGGCTGGCAAGAGATGCCCGCTGTCTCATCGTTCAATATATATAACCACAGAGGCGAACTAGAGTTGACTTCCAAGGTTAGAAACTCAGAACAAGCCTCTGAGACGTCTCCCACAGTTCCTCCaggaaaaaattgcaaaagTGTCAATGATTCTAGATTTGACTATACGAAAATGGCCGCTGAGCAGCAAGCCCAACGATCCTATCgaacaaataaaaaaacagatttcctttttgacCACAAAGTactgaaaaagaaaattaacaGTTCGCAAACTTCCGTAAATTTGACTTCTTCCCCTTCGACTACATCCTTgaacaatgaaaaaaataatgatgacgatgatgatgattctTATGACGAATATGAGGACGACGTGGAACCAGTGAACGACTTGAATCGGGACTCGCAGTTAAACATAACGAAAAATCTGCTATCTGATATGGAGAAGTTTGCCTACGTAGGTGCAATAAACATTTTGGCAAATCAAATGTGCACGAATTTGGCTACGCTGTGTCTTTGTATTGACATTAAATCCCACAAGAAACTAGCACATAGATTACAGTTTACCCAGAAGGATATGGCTGCTTGGAAAACTGTGGTTTTATCACGGCTATATGATCATTTGGGGATATctcaagaagaaattgttaTGATTGAGAAGCTTTCTCTGCACAAAATCCAATTGGAAGATTTGTGTAAATGTTTGAAAACCACTCAGAGCATTGATAATCCATGGGAGAATGATAGAGACCACGAAGAAGACGGTATAGAGGAAACTACGGAACGAATGAGTCCAAATGAACAAAATGGCTCAGTACAGGCTAGTACTCCCGACCCAGAACAATCCGCAACACCTGAAACACCAAAGGCTAAACAATCACCGTTATCTTCGGACGTTCCAGGAAAAGTACTCGATCCGGAAAATGTCAAAAGCCAAGACAAATTAAATATAGATGTGGCGTGGACCATTATATGTGATCTTTTCCTAATATGCTTGCAATCCTCCACCTATGATTCGAGGTCAAGGACTTTGTTGATAAATTTTGCCAAAGTCTTGAATATGACTAGCTTGGAAATTTGTGAATTTGAAAGACGAGTAACAGATTCCTTAGACATGGAACAATCTACAGAAGATCAAGTATGGGATGAACAAGATCACATGAGAAATAGACGGAgaagcaaaagaagaaagaaaatggcaTATGTCGCACTTGCCATGGTAGGTGGTTCTTTGGTCCTTGGACTAAGTGGTGGTTTACTAGCCCCCGTCATTGGCGGGGGGATTGCTGCTGGTTTGTCAACAATAGGTATTACTGGTGCTACAAGTTTCTTGACCGGAGTGGGTGGTACCACTGTTGTTGCCGTTTCAAGTACTGCTATTGGTGCCAACATCGGTGCTAGAGGTATGTCAAAAAGGATGGGAAGTGTGAGAACTTTTGAGTTCAGGCCACTGCATAATAATAGAAGGGTTAATCTAATCCTAACAGTGTCAGGCTGGATGGTTGGTAACGAAGATGATGTTAGATTGCCATTTTCTACGGTGGACCCTGTTGAAGGTGACCTGTACTCGTTATATTGGGAGCCCGAAATGCTAAAGTCTATTGGTCAAACGGTCAGTATTGTAGCTACCGAAATTTTTACCACCTCGcttcaacaaattttgGGTGCCACTGTTTTAACAGCCTTGATCAGTTCTATCCAATGGCCGATGGCTTTATCGAAATTGGGTTATATTTTAGATAATCCGTGGAATGTTTCTTTGGACAGAGCTTGGTCTGCAGGCAAAATTCTTGCTGACACCCTAATTGCAAGAAATTTAGGTGCCCGCCCCATTACACTGGTTGGCTTCTCAATAGGTGCGAGggtcattttttcttgtttaaTCGAATTGTGCAAGAAAAAGGCTCTAGGTTTGATTGAAAACGTTTATCTATTCGGTACACCAGCTGTCATGAAAAAGGAGCAACTAGTCATGGCAAGATCTGTAGTTAGTGGGAGGTTTGTAAATGGTTATTCGGATAAAGATTGGTTTTTAGCATATTTATTTAGAGCTGCTGCTGGTGGATTTAGTGCTGTTATGGGTATTTCTACGATAGAAAACGTTGAAGGTATCGAGAATATTAATTGCACTGAATTTGTTGATGGTCATTTGAATTATCGTAAAAGCATGCCTAAGTTATTAAAAAGAATTGGTATTGCTGTTTTAAGTGAGGAGTTTGTCGAGATAGAGGAGATGATGAACCCAGAAGaagtgaaaagaaaaaggaaattaaTAAATGATGTCGATGCAgcccaaaaaaaactaagtgaaagaaaaaagcatAACAGTTGGGTGCCGAAGTGGTTGAAACCGAAGAAATCCAAATGGAAGGTCATGGTCGAAGAAGCTGTCGAAGAAGGAAGAGATATGCAAGACCTACCAGAAAATGACGTCAATAACaatgaaaacgaaaatCCAGATGAACATGAAGGGATAGCAAGGCAAAAACGCAGAGATGCTGCTCTTGTCGATCATGGGGCATTAATGCATGAGTTACAACTTATAAAACAAGCGATGCACGAAGACgaaataaagaataaaGCATGCCTTCCAGGAGAAGACAAGGAAGTGGAATCATCAAACGACTTCTTGGGGGAGTCGCATTACAAACCACCGTCAACACCAAAAATTAATCCACCACAAAGCCCTAATAACTTCCAATTGTTAAGTGCTGGGAGAACTATTCTTCCAGAGGATGATGATTTCGACCCTcgaggaaaaaaaaaggttgaATTCTCTTTCCCAGATGATATCTAG
- the RIM15 gene encoding protein kinase RIM15 (Protein kinase involved in cell proliferation in response to nutrients; glucose-repressible; involved in signal transduction during cell proliferation in response to nutrients, specifically the establishment of stationary phase; identified as a regulator of IME2; phosphorylates Igo1p and Igo2p; substrate of Pho80p-Pho85p kinase) — MFNRSNTAGGSQAMKEGLGINKLSPISSNSNPSSLTSSNYEKYLQLATEKNPCMILELELDGKVRYGSPQWNTITGVADDSGSSPTYIADLILGSDQDKGVFQKATDMLLMNDDTSCTITFKIKAADYEGSAGCDDESTITTLEARGILIRDGHTQLPSHTMWIVKPRTNDWSDFYANEDAQDDMVIQLSDNCDDIDIQLPEEFAKTLGFGAKIFVQYLKRIRLEMIIDEFNLPLPKMELCRVCENFVPVWWLETHSQSCVCEHRTESLIQLLHDNLLEQQAILANFTKDSEYKGSQIQVRSNNFLNQVLDSLRELCQDAIDINPSEMVPDLYHSLSTFPQDNGNNNNNNNNNNNNNNALLDQFPIQKDTVSLNSYFQFSPRTNHNIQNVTSWQSRFFLNDDQDPGLALLIHDTLDLARKKVDAVLRLDNAMTYSLKIKNEVNNYVVQLIREQIEINKHAILTHPMNLRSSSIFHSPLPQIHSQQPEAENLIYSSSTPLQVQHDQCASFEAPSKSHLEPIPFPVSSIEETPTANDIRHPSPLPRSCSNTVMKLPTPRRKLDSNGLFSDAYLNADIIPNPSIESTISIDRDNNTNSRGSSMKQYGIGEATDSRTSNSERPSSSSSRLGIRSRSITPRQKIEYSHVDNDDRTNEMLSRDKDSLQPQPSVDTTITSSTQATTTGTKTNSNNSTNSVLPKLMTSISLTPRRGSPSFGNLASHSMQQTNSFKLIHDKSPISSPFTFSKDFLTPEQHPSNIARTDSINNAMLTSPNMPLSPLLLATNQTVKSPTPSIKDYDILKPISKGAYGSVYLARKKLTGDYFAIKVLRKSDMIAKNQVTNVKSERAIMMVQSDKPYVARLFASFQNKDNLFLVMEYLPGGDLATLIKMMGYLPDQWAKQYLTEIVVGVNDMHQNGIIHHDLKPENLLIDNAGHVKLTDFGLSRAGLIRRHKFVPHKSSLSISSTLPIDNPANNFTMNNNNSNHSQLSTPDSFTSDHKQYNRSKKSSLGQQYEHSEYSSTSNSHSMTPTPSTNTVVYPSYYRGKDRSHGSSNIDLPASLRRSESQLSFSLLDISRSSTPPLANPTNSNANNIMRRKSLTENKSFSNDLLSSDAIAATNTNINSNNNISLSPAPSDLALFYPDDSKQNKKFFGTPDYLAPETIEGKGEDNKQCDWWSVGCIFFELLLGYPPFHAETPDAVFKKILSGVIQWPEFKNEEEEREFLTPEAKDLIEKLLVVDPAKRLGAKGIQEIKDHPYFKNVDWDHVYDEEASFVPTIDNPEDTDYFDLRGAELQDFGDDIENDNANILFGKHGINTDVSELSAANLSPPLNHKNILSRKLSMSNTTNRSSNNSNSSVHDFGAHTPVNKLSIASVLESVPQETGYITPNGTGTTTTSAKNSPNLKNLSLAIPPHMRDRRSSKLNDSQTEFGSFNFRNLSALDKANKDAINRLKSEHFSEQPGVHRRTSSASLMGSSSDGSVSTPGSNASNTTSGGKLKIHKPTISGSPSTFGTFPKTFLRSDSFSTRSYSPERSISIDSSTLSRKGSIIGDNQQTTANSSDSPTMTKFKSPLSPANTTTVSSYFSRQRVLSKSFSQRTNSSDLSAEESDRLQAISRVNSLRNRRRSGRKSSSTSEIGYHMDVLVCEPIPIHRYRVTKDLENLGCTVVSVGAGDELVSRATSGVSFDLIMTALKLPKLGAIDIVQLLKQTNGANSTTPIVAITNYFQEAATSRVFDDVLEKPVKLDELKKLVAKYALKKSQEDEEHTILSDSDETH, encoded by the coding sequence ATGTTCAATAGAAGTAACACCGCAGGCGGATCTCAGGCTATGAAAGAGGGACTTGGCATAAACAAGCTCTCCCCGATATCATCGAATTCGAACCCAAGCTCATTGACTTCCTCCaattatgaaaaatatctgCAGCTGGCCACAGAGAAGAATCCGTGTATGATCTTGGAGCTGGAACTGGACGGCAAGGTGCGATATGGCTCTCCACAGTGGAACACGATCACAGGAGTCGCCGATGATAGTGGCTCTTCTCCGACGTACATTGCAGACCTTATTCTCGGATCCGATCAAGATAAAGGTGTCTTTCAAAAGGCCACAGACATGCTGCTCATGAATGATGACACCAGTTGCACTATAACGTTCAAGATAAAGGCAGCCGACTATGAAGGTAGCGCAGGCTGTGACGATGAAAGTACGATAACGACCTTGGAAGCACGTGGTATCTTAATCAGGGATGGCCACACACAGTTGCCCTCTCACACGATGTGGATAGTCAAGCCTCGCACAAACGACTGGTCAGACTTTTATGCCAACGAAGACGCTCAAGACGACATGGTCATCCAGTTATCCGATAATTGCGACGATATCGATATCCAACTTCCCGAAGAGTTCGCCAAGACGCTTGGGTTCGGCGCTAAGATCTTCGTGCAGTACTTGAAGAGAATACGACTGGAAATGATAATAGACGAGTTCAATCTACCTCTGCCAAAAATGGAACTATGCCGGGTCTGTGAGAACTTTGTCCCTGTTTGGTGGTTGGAGACCCATTCGCAAAGTTGCGTTTGCGAGCATAGAACGGAATCGCTCATACAATTACTACACGATAATCTTCTTGAGCAACAGGCGATCTTGGCAAACTTCACGAAAGATTCAGAGTATAAGGGCAGTCAGATACAGGTACGTTCCAACAACTTCCTTAACCAAGTTTTAGACTCCTTAAGAGAGCTGTGTCAGGACGCCATAGATATCAACCCGAGTGAAATGGTTCCTGATCTTTACCACAGTCTTTCAACATTTCCTCAAGATAAtggtaataataacaataataataataataataataataataacaatgcTTTGTTAGATCAATTCCCTATCCAAAAAGATACAGTTAGCTTGAATTCATATTTTCAGTTTTCCCCAAGGACTAACCACAACATTCAAAACGTCACGTCGTGGCaatcaagattttttctcaatGATGATCAGGATCCTGGACTAGCTCTTTTGATTCACGATACTCTGGACTTGGCAAGGAAAAAAGTGGATGCCGTGTTGAGGTTGGATAACGCAATGACCTATTCTTTAAAGATTAAAAACGAGGTCAACAACTATGTGGTACAACTGATCCGCGAGCaaattgaaataaataagCATGCAATCCTAACTCACCCAATGAATTTAAGGTCTTCTTCCATATTTCATTCCCCACTGCCGCAAATTCACTCTCAACAACCAGAAGCCGAGAATCTCATATATTCCTCCTCTACTCCCCTGCAAGTCCAACACGACCAATGTGCGTCCTTTGAAGCACCCTCCAAGTCTCATCTGGAGCCTATTCCTTTCCCGGTTTCTTCCATTGAAGAAACACCAACTGCAAATGATATCAGGCATCCTTCTCCTTTGCCCCGTAGTTGTAGCAACACCGTTATGAAACTACCGACACCTCGAAGGAAACTTGACTCAAACGGATTATTCTCTGATGCCTATTTAAACGCTGACATCATTCCGAACCCAAGTATCGAATCCACGATATCTATTGATAGAGATAATAACACTAATAGTAGGGGTAGTAGTATGAAACAGTATGGTATTGGTGAAGCCACCGACTCTCGGACTAGTAACTCGGAAAGaccttcttcctcttcgtcAAGGCTGGGGATAAGATCAAGATCCATAACACCAAGACAAAAGATAGAATACTCACATGTAGATAATGATGACCGCACCAACGAAATGCTGTCTAGAGATAAAGATTCTCTTCAACCTCAACCTTCCGTAGATACCACCATAACATCCTCTACTCAGGCGACCACCACGGGTACCAAGACTAATAGTAACAATTCCACAAACTCAGTATTACCAAAACTAATGACAAGTATTTCCTTGACCCCAAGGCGTGGTTCACCATCATTTGGTAATCTCGCAAGCCATTCTATGCAGCAGACAAACAGTTTTAAACTGATTCATGATAAATCGCCGATATCTTCACCTTTCACATTCTCCAAGGATTTTTTAACCCCAGAGCAGCACCCTTCCAATATTGCCAGAACAGATAGTATCAATAATGCAATGTTAACTTCACCGAATATGCCATTATCACCCCTTTTATTGGCCACAAACCAAACTGTTAAATCTCCAACGCCTAGCATAAAAGATTACGATATCTTGAAACCAATCAGCAAAGGTGCTTATGGTAGTGTTTATCTAGCACGGAAAAAACTCACAGGAGATTATTTTGCTATAAAGGTTCTAAGGAAATCAGATATGATTGCCAAAAATCAAGTAACAAATGTCAAATCCGAGAGAGCAATCATGATGGTTCAAAGTGATAAGCCCTATGTTGCGAGACTATTTGCTAGTTTCCAAAATAAAGATAACCTTTTCTTAGTGATGGAATATTTACCAGGTGGAGATTTGGCCACTTTAATCAAGATGATGGGGTATCTGCCCGATCAATGGGCCAAGCAATACCTAACCGAAATCGTTGTCGGTGTGAATGATATGCATCAAAATGGGATCATTCATCATGACTTAAAGCCTGAAAATCTACTAATTGATAATGCAGGTCATGTGAAATTAACAGATTTCGGTTTATCAAGAGCTGGTCTGATTCGCCGTCACAAGTTTGTCCCACATAAGTCGTCGCTAAGTATCAGTTCCACTTTACCAATCGATAACCCAGCAAATAATTTTACCAtgaacaacaacaatagtAATCATTCTCAATTATCAACCCCAGATAGCTTCACATCAGATCATAAGCAGTATAATAGAAGCAAGAAGTCATCACTAGGTCAGCAATACGAACACTCAGAATACTCAAGTACTTCCAATTCCCACTCAATGACGCCAACGCCCAGTACGAACACTGTTGTTTATCCTTCATATTACCGTGGGAAGGACAGATCACACGGAAGTTCGAACATCGATCTCCCAGCGTCCCTTAGAAGAAGTGAATCTCAATTATCATTTTCCCTCCTTGATATTTCTCGTTCTAGTACTCCTCCTTTAGCAAATCCCACAAATTCGAACGCTAATAATATTATGAGAAGGAAATCACTCACTGAGAATAAATCCTTTTCTAATGACCTATTATCTTCAGATGCTATCGCAGCTACCAATACGAATATTAACTCGAATAATAACATTTCCCTTTCGCCAGCACCTTCGGATTTAGCTTTGTTTTATCCTGATGATAGCAAgcaaaataagaaattttttgggACTCCCGATTATCTCGCTCCAGAAACTATTGAAGGAAAGGGTGAAGATAACAAGCAATGCGACTGGTGGTCAGTTGGTTGTATATTTTTCGAATTACTTTTAGGGTATCCTCCATTCCATGCAGAAACACCAGATGCTGTTTTTAAGAAAATTCTATCAGGAGTCATTCAATGGCCAGAgtttaaaaatgaagaagaagagcgAGAATTCCTAACACCAGAGGCAAAAGATTTGATAGAAAAATTGTTGGTTGTGGATCCTGCGAAAAGACTGGGTGCGAAAGgaattcaagaaattaaagatCACCCTTATTTCAAGAATGTGGATTGGGATCATGTTTACGATGAGGAAGCTTCTTTTGTCCCTACAATAGACAATCCAGAAGATACTGATTATTTTGACCTAAGGGGTGCAGAGCTCCAAGATTTTGGAGACGATATCGAAAACGATAATGCCAATATTTTGTTTGGTAAACATGGCATTAACACCGATGTTTCTGAATTATCTGCAGCTAATCTCTCTCCACCATTGaatcataaaaatattttatccCGTAAACTATCGATGAGTAACACCACTAATAGGAGCTCAAATAATTCCAACAGTAGCGTGCATGACTTTGGTGCACATACACCGGTTAATAAATTAAGTATTGCTTCTGTATTAGAGTCAGTACCTCAAGAAACAGGATATATTACACCTAACGGGACCGGTACAACTACTACAAGTGCCAAAAACTCACCCAATCTGAAGAATTTGTCACTGGCTATACCTCCACATATGAGGGATCGCAGATCAAGTAAATTGAATGATTCACAAACGGAATTTGgttcttttaatttcagGAATTTATCGGCTCTTGATAAAGCTAATAAAGATGCTATAAATAGACTGAAAAGTGAACATTTTTCTGAACAACCTGGGGTTCACAGAAGAACCTCTTCTGCGTCACTAATGGGGTCATCCTCAGACGGATCAGTGTCAACTCCAGGGAGTAACGCTTCAAACACTACATCTGGTGGCAAGTTGAAAATACATAAGCCTACCATATCCGGTTCTCCTTCAACATTTGGCACATTTCCCAAAACATTTTTGAGGTCTGATTCATTCTCCACAAGATCATATTCTCCTGAACGAAGTATTAGTATCGACTCGTCAACATTATCAAGGAAGGGTAGTATAATCGGGGATAACCAACAAACAACAGCAAATAGCTCGGATTCACCTACGATGACTAAATTCAAGTCGCCACTATCACCTGCTAATACCACCACCGTGAGctcatatttttcaagacAGAGGGTTCTATCAAAGAGTTTTTCGCAACGGACCAATTCCAGTGATCTCTCGGCAGAGGAAAGCGACCGACTACAGGCTATATCAAGAGTTAACTCTTTAAGAAACAGGAGGCGTAGTGGCCGAAAGAGCTCGAGCACTTCTGAGATTGGATACCACATGGATGTTCTTGTTTGTGAGCCTATACCGATTCATAGATATCGGGTTACTAAAGACTTAGAAAATTTGGGCTGTACCGTCGTCAGTGTTGGTGCCGGTGATGAACTAGTTAGTAGAGCCACTAGTGGTGTAAGTTTTGACTTAATTATGACAGCCTTGAAGCTTCCAAAACTTGGTGCTATTGACATTGTTCAACTACTAAAGCAAACAAATGGTGCTAATTCGACAACACCAATTGTGGCCATAACAAATTATTTTCAGGAGGCGGCAACCAGTAGAGTCTTTGACGATGTTTTAGAAAAACCGGTAAAACTTGACgagctaaaaaaattggtgGCTAAGTACGCACTGAAAAAGTCtcaagaagatgaagagcATACTATATTGAGCGATTCTGATGAAACGCACTGA
- the HAC1 gene encoding transcription factor HAC1 (Basic leucine zipper (bZIP) transcription factor (ATF/CREB1 homolog); regulates unfolded protein response via UPRE binding and membrane biogenesis; translation initiation repressed under non-stress conditions by un-spliced intron that interacts with 5'-UTR; under ER stress Ire1p nuclease cleaves out inhibitory intron and triggers efficient Hac1p translation; two functional forms of Hac1p are produced; protein abundance increases in response to DNA replication stress): protein MEMTDFELTSNSQSNLAIPTNFKSTLPPRKRAKTKEEKEQRRIERILRNRRAAHQSREKKRLHLQYLERKCSLLENLLNSVNLEKLADHEDALTCSHDAFVASLDEYRDFQSTRGASLDTRASSHSSSDTFTPSPLNCTMEPATLSPKSMRDSASDQETSWELQMFKTENVPESTTLPAVDNNNLFDAVASPLADPLCDDIAGNSLPFDNSIDLDNWRNPEAQSGLNSFELNDFFITS, encoded by the exons ATGGAAATGACTGATTTTGAACTAACTAGTAATTCGCAATCGAACTTGGCTATCCCTACCAACTTCAAGTCGACTCTGCCTCCAAGGAAAAGAGCCAAGacaaaagaggaaaaggaaCAGCGAAGGATCGAGCGTATTTTGAGAAACAGAAGAGCTGCTCACCAGAGcagagagaaaaaaagactaCATCTGCAGTATCTCGAGAGAAAATGTTctcttttggaaaatttacTGAACAGCGTCAACCTTGAAAAACTGGCTGACCACGAAGACGCGTTGACTTGCAGCCACGACGCTTTTGTTGCTTCTCTTGACGAGTACAGGGATTTCCAGAGCACGAGGGGCGCTTCACTGGACACCAGGGCCAGTTCGCACTCGTCGTCTGATACGTTCACACCTTCACCTCTGAACTGTACAATGGAGCCTGCGACTTTGTCGCCCAAGAGTATGCGCGATTCCGCGTCGGACCAAGAGACTTCATGGGAGCTGCAGATGTTTAAGACGGAAAATGTACCAGAGTCGACGACGCTACCTGCCGTagacaacaacaatttgTTTGATGCGGTGGCCTCGCCGTTGGCAGACCCACTCTGCGACGATATAGCGGGAAACAGTCTACCCTTTGACAATTCAATTGATCTTGACAATTGGCGTAATCCAG AAGCGCAGTCAGGTTTGAATTCATTTGAATTGAatgatttcttcatcacttCATGA